Proteins found in one Triticum aestivum cultivar Chinese Spring chromosome 4D, IWGSC CS RefSeq v2.1, whole genome shotgun sequence genomic segment:
- the LOC123098505 gene encoding protein FAR1-RELATED SEQUENCE 5: protein MIFDDIGSVMEFYKTYAHNVGFGVRLGQQKVVDNVLQWKRFLCAKEGFRTKKGMIAIDPAKKRRKVKLTRCGCEAYIYVTRESDGKYRIASLTEYHNHPFVPPSQQHLIRSNRQVSERVKTTLYDCQRASIGTALAYRFLHVDAGGFEHVGCTKKDLQNHYGVLKNKIKNCDAQMLVDQFGRLKALNPAFFYEYEVDDVGTLVRLFWADASSRKIYGHFNDVVSFDSTYNTNQYEYIFAPFTGVNHHMQSVFFGAGFLLHETTDSYAWLFTAFLRAMGGIAPRLIITDECLRMKNAIGKILRNTAHRLCMWHIMEKVPGKVHPELKNDLAFYDRLKHCVWNSETPAEFEDRWKSFITEFKLEDHEWFAKKYMLRATWIPAYFMNIPLAGLLRTTSISESANLFFKRFICRRLTFVEFWLRFDTALKCQRQNELIADNTSQYTTTELLTSWDIERQARALFTHEIFELFQAQVLAARDECDVQEMANGEGIKIISISDQYKKIREVCYDTKTMTAKCSCKLFESTGIICRHIIRVLRGAKINELPSSCVLKRWQKNCKRDIVLDGEGNVLEEKFIDQVDMAVKRKIAAVRNKLEDLIQNAKGSMEGIELLHTSLCNVELDLAQLVPDVACSTQENQESFIGSAIPKHVTILTPTDVNGRGTCSRIKGHRDGVKSGSGEKSRRPGIHQKVARKCNICKELVFHDAGTCSKKQTAQQ from the exons ATGATATTTGATGACATTGGCTCGGTGATGGAATTTTACAAAACATATGCACACAATGTCGGCTTTGGTGTACGTCTTGGGCAGCAAAAAGTCGTGGATAATGTGCTTCAGTGGAAGCGCTTCTTGTGTGCAAAAGAAGGCTTTCGGACCAAGAAAGGTATGATTGCTATTGACCCTGCTAAGAAAAGGAGAAAggtgaaattgacaagatgtggaTGTGAAGCTTATATCTATGTCACTCGTGAAAGTGATGGAAAATATAGGATCGCCTCACTCACTGAATATCACAATCACCCTTTTGTGCCTCCTAGCCAACAACATTTGATTAGATCTAATCGTCAAGTTAGTGAGAGGGTGAAGACAACACTTTATGACTGCCAGAGAGCTAGCATTGGCACCGCTTTAGCATATAGGTTCCTTCATGTTGATGCAGGTGGTTTTGAGCATGTTGGGTGCACAAAGAAGGACCTACAGAATCACTATGGTGTACTGAAAAACAAAATTAAAAATTGTGATGCTCAAATGCTAGTGGACCAATTTGGTAGATTGAAGGCCTTGAATCCTGCTTTTTTCTATGAGTACGAAGTTGACGACGTTGGTACATTGGTCCGTTTGTTTTGGGCAGATGCATCTAGTAGGAAAATTTATGGTCATTTCAATGATGTGGTATCTTTTGATTCGACTTACAACACTAACCAATATGAATACATCTTTGCACCCTTCACTGGAGTTAACCATCATATGCAAAGTGTATTTTTTGGGGCGGGGTTTCTACTACATGAGACAACAGACTCGTATGCTTGGTTGTTCACGGCGTTTCTTAGAGCAATGGGTGGGATTGCACCCAGGCTGATAATAACTGATGAGTGTCTTAGGATGAAGAATGCTATTGGTAAAATTCTACGAAACACTGCACATCGATTGTGTATGTGGCACATTATGGAGAAGGTTCCTGGAAAGGTACATCCTGAATTGAAGAATGATCTTGCATTCTATGATAGGCTGAAACATTGTGTGTGGAATTCTGAAACACCAGCTGAGTTTGAGGATAGATGGAAGTCTTTCATCACAGAGTTTAAGTTGGAGGACCATGAGTGGTTTGCTAAAAAGTACATGCTTCGTGCGACATGGATACCAGCTTATTTCATGAACATTCCACTAGCTGGTCTTCTTAGGACAACTTCGATATCAGAGAGTGCAAACTTGTTTTTTAAGCGCTTCATCTGTCGCAGGCTCACATTTGTTGAATTTTGGCTAAGGTTTGACACTGCTTTGAAATGTCAGAGGCAGAATGAGTTGATTGCTGATAACACAAGCCAATACACAACAACTGAATTGTTAACATCATGGGATATAGAGAGACAAGCTAGGGCCTTATTCACACATGAGATCTTTGAATTGTTCCAGGCTCAGGTGCTTGCTGCGAGAGATGAATGTGATGTTCAGGAGATGGCAAATGGCGAGGGGATTAAAATCATCTCTATTAGCGATCAATATAAGAAGATTAGAGAAGTTTGTTATGACACAAAAACCATGACTGCTAAATGTTCTTGTAAGCTTTTCGAGTCAACAGGAATTATATGCCGCCATATTATCCGAGTATTGAGGGGTGCCAAGATAAATGAATTACCGAGCTCATGTGTTCTTAAGCGGTGGCAGAAAAATTGCAAAAG ggacATTGTATTGGATGGGGAAGGAAATGTGCTTGAAGAGAAGTTCATTGACCAAGTAGACATGGCCGTGAAAAGGAAGATAGCTGCTGTCAGGAACAAGCTAGAAGATCTTATACAGAATGCTAAAGGGTCCATGGAAGGAATTGAATTGCTCCACACTAGTTTGTGCAATGTTGAGTTGGATTTAGCCCAGCTCGTACCGGACGTAGCATGTAGCACACAAGAAAATCAGGAGTCGTTTATTGGGAGCGCCATTCCAAAGCATGTTACCATCCTCACACCTACTGATGTCAATGGAAGGGGCACATGCTCTAGAATAAAGGGACACAGGGATGGTGTGAAGAGTGGATCTGGTGAGAAGAGCAGAAGGCCTGGAATCCATCAAAAAGTCGCGCGCAAATGCAACATTTGTAAGGAACTGGTGTTCCATGATGCAGGAACATGCTCCAAGAAACAAACGGCACAACAGTAG